AACAAGATTTACGGTCACAAGACCACGCCGGGGGCGGGGACAGTAACGGATTGTCCTGGGAAGAATTTTCCGATGACCTGGCTGAAGTCACAGGTTTTGCCGTAAGTTTTGCATACAGCAACAGTTATATCATTCGCAAAATCACACTGTCTTGACACAAAAACGGTCTTTTTAGGCTTAAATTGAGCCTACTACGAGGTGTTAACATACGGCGATTAGGCAAGATGGGTAAGGGGGAAACATGCTAAAAAGTGGTAGAAGTTGGTAAAAATGTACGCGAAATTGGTACAAATGTATGTGGAATCGCTACAAAGTGAGACAAAAAGTGGATGAGTGGAGGCGTGAACGATTAGATGAGTAAAAAAGAATTAAGTTGCCCAAGTTAACAGGGAGCGGAAGACAGACGACAGATTACGGAATACAGTGACACAGGTGTCAGCTTCTTAATACCATAAGGCAATCTGGGCAGAACAATTGCCCTGAGTCAATTTTTACCAGCTTACTTTTCGGAACATTCTTTTTGCCGCAGCATTCGCAAGTTCCATTCTCTGCGGTGATATCGAGAATTTTGATTCGCGGCTTAGCTTCGGTTTTTTTCCGCTCTTTGTCTTGGACTGTTGCTGAGGGGACACCGGCTTCTAATCCGGCTTTTTTCTTAGCCCTGGCCTGAGCTTTTGTTTTCTTCTTGAGTTCATCCGTTGTTTCTGTGACCGTCTTGACCTCTGGTTTTGACTTTTCTTCTGGTTCGTCGGCTATCGCCTGAGAGTAAACCTCTGACTTCTCGTCAACTTCTACTGGGGCTTTCTCTTCTTTAGCTTCAACTTTTGCCCTCGTCTGTGCTTCCGCTTCGGCTTTTTCTTGTGCTCTTATTCTGGCTTCGGCTTCGGCCTTTAGTTTTTCTTCTGTTTCGGCTAGCGCTTCGGCATAGGATTTGACCTTGTCTTCAGCTTCAATTCTGGCGATGGATTCGGATTCGGTGTTGGCTTCGGCTCTTGCTCTGGCCTCAGATTCGGTCCTTAGTTTTTCTTCTGCTTCGGCTTTGAGTGCGGCTATAGTTTCAAAGTGGACCCTCGACTTTTCCTCAACCTCAGCTCTGGCTTTTTCTATCGCCTCGGCAAAAGCTGCGGCTTTTTCTTCGGCCTTTGTCCTTGCTTGTGCTTCAGCGTCGGCTATGGCTTCGGTTCTTGCTCTGGCCTCAGATTCGGTCCTTAGTTTTTCTTCTGCTTCGGCTTTGAGTGCGGCTATAGTTTCAAAGTGGACCCTCGACTTTTCCTCAACCTCAGCTCTGGCTTTTTCTATCGCCTCGGCAAAAGCTGCGGCTTTTTCTTCGGCCTTTGTCCTTGCTTGTGCTTCAGCGTCGGCTATGGCTTCGGTTCTTGCTCTGGCCTCAGATTCGGTCCTTAGTTTTTCTTCTGCTTCGGCTTTGAGTGCGGCTATAGTTTCAAAGTGGACCCTCGACTTTTCCTCAACCTCAGTTCTGGCTTTTTCTATCGCCTCGGCGTAAGCTGCGGCTTTTTCTTCGGCCTTTGTCCTTGCTTGTGCTTCAGCGTCGGCTATGGCTTCGGCTCTTGCTCTGGCCTTTGCTTCGGTCTCGGCTTTTTCTTCCGCCCTTGCCCTGGCTTGTGCTTCGAGACCTGCTTTTTCTTCAGCTCTGACTTTTGTCTCAGATTCGGCCCTGAGCTTTTCTTCTGCTTCGGCTTTGAGTGCGGCTATTGTCTCGGAGTGAACCCTCGATTTTTCCTCAACCTCAGCTCCGGCTTTTTCTATTGCCTCGGCGTAAGCTACGGCTTTTTCTTCGGCCTTTGTCCTTGCTTGTGCTTCAGCGTCGGCTATGGCTTCGGCTCTTGCTCTGGCCTTTGCTTCGGTCTCGGCTTTTTCTTGTGCTCTTATCCTGGCCTCAGATTCGGTTTTCAGCCGTTCTTCTGTTTCGGCTTTGATTTCGGCTATTGTCTCAGAGTAAACCCTCGACTTTTCCTCAGCCTCAGCTCTGGCTTTTTCTATCGCCTCGGCAAAAGCTACGGCTTTTTCTTCGGCTCTTGCTCTGGCCTTTGCTTCGGTCTCGGCTTTTTCTTGTGCTCTTATCCTGGCCTCAGATTCGGTTTTCAGCCGTTCTTCTGTTTCGGCTTTGATTTCGGCTATTGTCTCAGAGTAAACCCTCGACTTTTCCTCAGCCTCAGCTCTGGCTTTTTCTATCGCCTCGGCAAAAGCTACGGCTTTTTCTTCGGCTCTTGCTCTGGCCTTTGCTTCGGTCTCGGCTTTTTCTTCCGCCCTTGCCCTGGCTTGTGCTTCAAGACCTGCCTTTTCTTCGGCCCGGATTTTTGTTTCAGATTCGGCCTTTAGTTTTTCTTCTGCTTCGGCCAGCACTTCGGCATAGGATTTGATCTTGTTTTCAGCTTCAATTCTTGCGATGGATTCAGATTCGGCTCTGGCTTCGGCCTTTGCTGTTTTCTCGGTTTCAGCCCTTAGCTTTTCATCCGTATCGGCTTTGAGTGCGGCTATCGTTTGGGAGTAAGCCCTTGACTTTTCCTCGGCATAAGCCTTGGCTTTTTCTATTGCTTCGGCATAAACTGCGGCTTTTTCTTCTGATTCTGCTCTTGCTTTTGCTTCGGCTTCGGCTTTTTCCTCTGCCTTTGCTCTTGCTTGGCGCTCAGCATTTATATCCTCTCTGGCTTTTGTTATTGCCTCGGCATAACCACTTCTTTCTGCCTTGGCCTTAGCCTTAGCCTCGAGTTTAGCAATAGCTAAAGCCGCTTTTTCAGCTCTGGCCTGCACCTTTTCTTCCGCTCTTATCCTAGCATCAGATTCGGTCTTTAATCTTTCTTCTGCTTCGGCCAGCGCTTCAGCATAAGATTTGGCCTTGTCCTGGGCTTCAGCTTTAGCCTGTGCTTCAGCCTCAGCTTTGGTTTCTGCTCTTACCCTGGCCTCAGATTCGGTCCTTAGCTTTTCTTCTGCTTCGGCTTTGATTTCGGCTGTTGTCTCAGAGTAAACCCTCGACTTTTCCTCAGCCTCAGCTCTGGCTTTTTCTATTGCCTCGGCAAAAGCGGCGGCCTTTTCTTCTGCTTTTACCCTTGCCTTTGCTTCGGTCTCGGCTTTTTCTTCCGCCCTTGCTCTGGCTTGTGCTTCAAGACCTGCCTTTTCTTCAGCTCTGACTTTTGTCTCGGATTCGGTCCTTAGCTTTTCTTCTGCTTCGGCTTTGAGTGCGGCTATCGTTTGCGAGTAGACCATCGACTTTTCCTCGGCCTCTGCCTTGGCTTTGTCTACCGCGGCTTCAACTCTTGCGACGGATTCAGATTCGGCCATAGCCTTGGCCTTTACTAATTTCTCGGCCTCGGTCCGCAACTTTTCATCCGTCTCGGCTTTGAGTGCGGCTATTGTCTCGGAGTAAACCCTCGACTTTTCCTCGGCGTCTGCTTTGATTTTTTTTATTGCTTCGGCAAGAGCTGCGGCTTTTTCTTCGGCTTGGGCTTTTGCCTGTGCTTCGGTTTCGGCTTTTTCTTCCGCCCATGCTCTGGCTTGTGCTTCCAGAGTTGCCTTTTCTTCAGCCCTAGCTTTTGTTTCAGATTCGGCTCTTAGCTTTTCTTCTGCTTCGGCTTTGATTTCAGCTATCGTTTCAGAGTAAACCCTCGACTTTTCCCCGGCATCAGCCCTGGTTTTCTCTATCGCCTCGGCAAGAGCTGCTGCTTTTTCTTCGGCTCTTGCTCTGGCCTTTGCTTCGGTCTCGGCTTTTTCTTCCGCCCATGCTCTGGCTTGTGCTTCCAGAGTTGCCTTTTCTTCAGCCCTGATTTTTGTTTCAGATTCGGCCCTGAGTTTTTCTTCTGCTTCGGTCAGCGCCTCAGCATAGGATTTGGCCTTGTCCCGGGCTTCAGCTTTAGCCTGCGCTTCAGCTTCAGCCCTGGTTTCTGCTCTTACTCTGGCCTCAGATTCGGTTTTCAGCCTTTCTTCTGCTTCGGCTTTGATTTGGGCTATTGTTTGCGAGTAGACCATCGATTTTTCCTCGACGTCAGCCCTAGCTTTCTCTGCCGCCTCGGTGAAAGCAGCGGCTTTTTCTTCTGCTTCAGTTCTTGCCTGCGCTTCGGCCTCGGCTTTGGCTTGGGTTTGAGCTTTTACTTCTCTTTCAGACCTTAGCCTTGCATCAGTTTCTAATCTGGCTCTTTCCTCAGCCTTGGCTCTTAATCTGACCTCGGCTTTTAGCTTTTCTTCTGCTTCGGCTTTGATTTGGGCTATTGTTTGCGAGTAGACCATCGATTTTTCCTCGGCGTCTGCTCTGGCTTTGGCTATTGTCTCGGCGAAAGCAGCGGCTTTTTCTTCTATTTCAGCTTTAGCCTGTGCTTCTGCTTCGGCTATCTCTTCTGCCCTTATCCTGGCTTCAGATTCGGCCTTTAGTCTTTCCTCTGTTTCGGTTATTTTTTCTGCATAGGATTTGACCTTTTCCCGGGCTTCAATTTTAGCACTGCATTCAGATTCGGCTCTTGCCTCTGCCTTTGCTGCTTTTTCGGTTTCGGCCCTTAGCGTTTCATCTGTCTCGGCTTTGAGTGCGGCTATCGTTTCAAGGTGGACCCTCGATTTTTTCTCCGCATCCGCTTTGACTTTCTCTATCGTTTCGGCATAGGCGGCGGCTTTTTCTTCCGCTTTTATCCTGGCTTGGCGCTCGGCCTTTGCATTCTCCTGAGCTTGTGCTATTGCGTCGTTATAGTCCCTTTTTTCGGCTTTTGCCTTGGCCTTGGCTTCAGCATTTGCGAGGGCTCTGGCTTTAGCTTCGGCTTTAGCTTCGGCTTTTTCCTTTGCTCTGGCCTCAGCCCTGGCTCTTTTTTCGGCTTTGGCTATGGCTTTTGCTTTCTCTTTGGCTTTTTTCAAATTTAGACAAGGGATTAGGGGGTGAGCGGGCCAATGTTTTTGCCCACATATATTGCAAGTCGGCACAAATTTTTCATCCGAGGATGCATTTGCCTCCTGAGCAGCTCCAGGAGCGTTCTGCGTTTTGCTTTCAGCGGTTTTATTAGTATTTATATTGAACATTCAGTTATAATTGTTGTTTAAAGATTCTGTTTTTCTGATGTTTCTTTATCGGTAAGCAGTGAAGCGAAGACATTACCTCGGTCAGATACAAACCTGTACAGTCTAAATGTTGTATGGTGAACTTTGGAGACATTAGAAAATACCGTCAAATGTCAGTTTTTTCGGCCAATATATATATAACAACAAGAATCAATTTTTATATCGGCTTCCTCCCTGAAGCAGGGACTATGTAGGTTATCCGATTGATGCCTGATTGTCAAGAAAATTACACCATACAGTTTTTAGAGGGCAGCGCATACAATAACAGCAGCATCTTCACAGTCGCCGGCTGGTTTAATACAGACCAATCAACAGGGATGCAAACAATTGTCGCAAGATTCCGGCTATTACTACGGCTGGAAGGTCGCGGACCGGTCATTTGTGCCGGTGGGATATAGACTATTGGCATCGGGTTTATAAATGCCCTGTGCAACTCTAATCTCGAAGCCTGAGTTTGCTGCAGTCAAGGCATCCTGAAGGTATTTATAAGCATCGGCCTAACTTGAGCCATTGTTAGCTCCGGCTGCGCCGGCGTAGATTGTTCCTGCCATACAAGGAGCGGTTAAAAATAGATATGCCAAACCCAAAATCAGCTTTCTCATATTGCCAGTCTCCTAAATACAAGAACAATTCAGAATACATAATTTGAGCGGAAATGTCAAAGGGAAAAGAGGGGGCAGGGTAGGGACAGAAAACAAAAAGGGCCGGGAGTAGAAACTCACGGCCCATTATTCAACAACACAAGCTGGAGTTTACTTTCTGCGTTTTCGCAGGAGAGCCAATCCACCCAAACCTAACAGAGCAATTGTCGCCGGCTCAGGGATGACCATAAAGCCATTAAGAGGCATGAGCATTGCGCCAGTCCAGTCGGTAGGATCTATCCACCCGTAGATTGAGATAGCGCCTTCCGAGCTGGTGGTAATCTTGAAACTGACGCAGTAGTCCGTACCTCCAATATAATTGTTGTTATCGTTAGCCGGTGCCATCATAAAAGTTCTGCCGCCATCTGTTGCGACGAGGTCGGCCAGTTCTTGAGGCATACCAGATTCACCAGTAATAGGCTCGGGAACAGGCTGTATCGGGCTGTAACCATTGGGATAACCATTGTAAGTCAGCCAAGCCACCGGGTTGATTGTGCTCCAACACCCGAATTTGGAGTCTGGGTTATTTGAGGAAGCGGCCCAGGCTTGCCTCATATCAAAGGACCAGAGTCTTATCCTGTATTCTGTTTCTGGGGCCAGGCCGGTAATTGTGAGCTTCAAGTAGTTCATACCAAACATTTTTCCAGTCGCATTATATTCACCAGTTCCTGCAACGTATGCAAAACCGCCGCTGCGGCTGCTTGAACCGCCGTTGTTGTTCGGGGTTTGGCCTGTTTTGAAAGCATCGAGTTCGATGTGTGGAATTTCCCACGGAGCTTCGAAAAAAGGATTAGCGAAATCCTGGCCTACCGGCCCGGTCCAAGCATAACCAGGGCTCCAAGGCTGCCATCCAACTTTCGGCTGCTGGTTATAGACAATGTCGACCTTCAAAGGATTAACGCCAGAATTACCGTACTGGTCAAATCCTATGTAGGCGGCCGATGCCGACACACTTAATCCAACTACAACTAACGCAACGCTAAGAACAATTAATTTGTTACACATAATCCACTCCTCCTTTTTCTTTATTTAAAAAACATTTTTTCGTTTTGACCACAAAGCCAAAAAATCAACATCTCGTGATTCGATACGCATCTGTAATTCAGCGCCGGGTGTGGATTCGGCCGGTTACACACCGGACGACCGTCGCTATATTGGGTGTGTCCGTATAACATGATTTTTGCGAAATGAATTTCATCCTCCTCCTTGTGGAATATAGATTAAAGAATCCGCCAATTCGCTTAATTCGTTTGTAATTCTACCAGAATTACCCATTTCCCTGTCAAGGGAAATTTTACTGGATTTCAGAAAAACATTCAAAAAGCAGACGGAGCGAATTAGAGGATTAGCAAATTAGAGAATTGGTGAATTTGCCGGACATTTCGGACAGGCAGGCGTGTTTTCGAATTGGGTGGAATTGGCGGAATTTGGTTGACAAAATGGTCTAAATCGTGCAGGATTTTTAAGGTGTTATAAGTTTTGTTAACCTTATTTTGAAAGGGGATAAAATTATGAGTAAAAGAGCAATCATTTTCATTTGTCTTGTACTTGCTATGGCTACAGCGGCATCGGCGGTCGAGAAGATAACATACGTCGATGCGAACGACGGAGAGAAAGGCAACACGAAATTGGCAGCGGGTGGAGTGTTTAAGCCCACAACTAATAACAGCGGGATGGATAACCTTTGGCGGTTTCGGACAGGATTAGCAAATCCGAGCGGTTCGGGTACGGTATACGAGGCAGGCGGGACGTTCAGCGAGATAGATAACACAGAAGATTGTCCTCGCTTAGTGACAACGGTCAGCGGTTTGCCGGAGGGGACCTATAAGGTGTATGTTTATTTCTGGAGCGATGAAAACAGCTGGCGCATCCGTGCGGATTTGAAGGGTAAAGATGCACAACTGCCGCTTTTCTGCTCCAAAGCGGCCGATGGAGACGCGGCACCAATAGGCGCCCCGGCAGCAGTCCTTGCCAAAACGGGAGACTTCAAGGCGTCGCCGTTATTGAGCCAGGGCAATAGGACGTTGTGGCAAGCGTATCTTGGCGAGGTGAAGGGGACGACGATAACGGTGTTTGTCGATGACGACCCCGCACATAAGACACATAATAAACGGACGTGGTATGACGGCATCGGCTACCAAGCCGTGACACAATAAGAAATTGAATGGAGGCCAATATGAATCGCAGGACATTTTTGAAAAGTGTGCCGGCACTTGCGATGCTGGCATCGGCAAAGACAGGTTTTTCCGCAGACGCAAACACGGCGACCAGTGCTGCACAGCCGGTCGTCGCAGCGGAAGGGGTAATCAAACTTCTTCAGCCTGATTTGAAGAAGGGCGCTGCGACGATGGAGTCGCTGAGTAAAAGGAAAACAGAACGGAACCTTTCGGAGAAGAAGCTGACGCTACAGCAGTTGTCAGAAGTGCTTTGGGCGGCAGACGGCGTAAACCGGCCGGACGGCAAACGCACTGCGCCGGCGGCAAGGGCCAAGTATGCCGTTGATATTTACGCTGTGCTGCCGGAAGGCGTTTATTTCTATGATGTGGCAAAGCACGAGCTTGCGCTGGTTGTGAAAGGTGATTTCCGAAAAGAGAGCGGTATGCAGGATTTTGTTTATATCGCATATCTGAATTTAGTTTATGTTCTTAACTTAAAGAACTGGCCGGATGAATCGCGGCCAATGCCTCAATCAAAGCGAGACCGCTGGATAGCTGTTGAATTGGGGTGCATTGCGCAGAACGTGCATCTGTATTGCGCATCGGAAGGATTAGGGACGGTAATCCGGGGGATGATAGACGAAAATAAATTCAGCGAAGTGATAAAGGTAAAGCCCGAACTGATACTAATGGCCCAGACGGTAGGGTGTGTAAAATAAGGGCGGATTGTTTAAATGCTATTTTGCTTTAGCATTGCGGCGAGGTTAAGGGCGAGGTTCTTAACTGTTTCCATGCCCCAGGCGTCATCTTTTGCATCCGCCACGATGGTCGCTCCTGAATGCGAATAGTCGGAGCCATCGCTGATTGCCTGCATATTCAGCTGGAGCAAAAAGGTGTGAATATTTTGCAAGGTGATCTCCTGACCTCCATTTCTCGCGAAACCGCAGGCGATGCCTCCGCCGATTTTGCCGGCCATAGGGAGAGACATACCGTAAGTGTGGCGCATCACGACACACCGGTCCATCATTATTTTCAGCTGGCCTGAAACCATACCGAAATAGACGGGGGAGCCGATTAACAGGCCGTGACACCATTTGAGGGCGTCGATTATCGCAGGCATATCATCTTGTTGAAAACAGGAATTGGTTTCCTTGCACTTCCAGCATCCTATGCACGGTTTAATATCTTTTCCTGACAGAGCGATGTATTTAGTGGTGAAGCCCTGCTGCTTTAATATGTCGAGGGCGTATTGAACGGTGTAAGCGGTGTTGCCGTCGGCGTGAGGGCTTCCAGAGATACCTAAGATATTCATTGTGCTTTCCTTTATTTGGGTGCGGGCGATTTTAAGTATCTTTGTGCAAACGTGAGGAACGTTGGCCAGTTCGGGGCGGGGGTATGTCCGCCGGTGTGCTGGCGAAAGGCGATGTTACCGTCGATAAGCGGCGTGCCAATCGGCGGGAACGCGGCAGTCCCTAAATCATTTTTGCCGAGGAGCTTATAGACCGGCCCTGCGGCGGCTGCGGCCATAAACATACCTTTGGCATCGACCCATCCATCACCATTGGTCGCTCCGGCACTAATGAACACGGGGCGTGGGGCACATAAAGCGATAAGCTCGTGAGAGTCCACCGGCAAATCGTTCCAGTTAAGGGGACCTGCGTATTTAAGAAAGTTGCCGGCCATCCAGTGGTATTCACCTGAGCCGGCGAGGTTTTCGACGATTTCGCCCCAGTTTCGGCGGTGAAGTTTTGCGCCGCCTTCGCCGGAGGAGCTAACAAAAGCGACAGCGAAACGCGAGTCATAGGCCATTGTGACAAGCGCTGCTTTTCCATAACGCGAATGTCCTTCGAGTCCGATTTTTTTGGCGTCAACGGATTTGTCGGTTTCGAAATAGTCCAGAGCACGGCTGGCTCCCCAAGCCCAGGCGCGCAGCGTACCCCAGTCATCCGGTTTGCGCGGCCGGCCCTTGTTGCAAAGTCCGATGATTCCCTGCGTCAGCCGCTCTCCGCTGTCGGCCTGAATGCTGGTTGGAGTGATGACGGCATAACCCCAGCCCTTGGCGAGGACCAGCTGCTTCCAATCGGGTTCGCCACCACCTCGCAGGATTCTGTTTCGAGAACCGCCCCATCCGAGTTCCATTATCACCGGTACAGGACCAGCGGCTCCAGCCGGGGTGGTCAGCGTCAATTGGATGTCAACGACAATAGACGGGTACGAGGAATTATCAACGTGACCCATTAGGTGCTTAGTGATGGTCGGCACGGCACCATTTGCATCTTTAGTCACGGCGGCCACCTTCCATTTTACCTTAGGCGTGTTTTTGGGGACCCGGCCATAGATTTCCCTGTCGAAATCCTCAACGATTTCCGGTCGGCGCTTGTTCCACCAAATTTCAGGCGTCGTGACTTTACGGCCATTCTTCAAAACCAGCGGGTCCGGCAGGTTCGGATAAGGATTGGCCTTAGATTCATCGTAATTGGCATAATTTTCAGCCTTGGGGTCCATTCCGTTTCTGCCCGGCCTTAGAGACGTTATGTGCAGGAGAGTCATCATCCTTTTGTGGTCCTGTTCGGCAGTCAGCTGCACCGGCGGAGGCAGTGCGGCGAAAAGATCGCAGATGGGTGACGCGAAGGACAATAGAACAATGATTTTCAATGGTGTCATGAGTTTCATAATATTAGTTTCCATTTAATAAATCGTTTGCGGCGTTTACGAGAAAGATATACGCAGCAGCGTTGCCGATGGTATACTCGTTCTCAGCCCATAAGAAGGGCCAGTCTTCTTTGTTTTCGGGGAAGTCTGGTTTAATGATAAGCACGCCCGGGACGATGCCGCCGGCGATAAACGAGTAGTCGGCGCGATTGTTCCCGTAAGCGATTTTTTTGGAGTGGGTTCCGACGGCCGAGACGAAAGAGATGTCGGAGGCGGGATGGCAGCCATAAATATAATTCAATCCGCTAAGGGTGTATTCGGGGCCAATGATGTCAGGAAAGGCCTTGTGCAGGTAATAATTAGTTATAGCGGAATAGATGACCAGGCCGCTACCTGCCCAGCCGCGAGTTGAGATGGGGACGCCGAAGGGGTTTTGCTCGTAAAATTTATCGAGCTGTTTTTTATAGTTCCTGGCGAGTGACTCTAATTTTTCCGAGTAGGATTTATCCATATATGGTATTGCGCGGATGGCTACAGGGGCGCGAAAACTGAAACGTTCGTCATTAATATCAGGGATTAGCTGGTTTACTCTTTCAGCATATTTAGCGTTTTTTGTGCATATCAGAAGTTCAACGGCTGCGGAAAGCTCCTCAGCTTCCATCTGGCCGCCGGTGGTGTTTCCGAAACTGAATAAATTCGGCTCGTGGGCGTGCTCCTCGTCCCAGACTTTTTTAGCGGTTTCCAAACATTCGTCGGCGAGGGGGTCATTGTATCCTCGCAAGGCGCGACTTGCGGCCGCCAATGCAGCGATAGAGCCGTAATTGAGCGGAGTTGATTTACTGGTGAATGCCCATCTGTCATCGGGAGTGCCGCTGGTGAAACCATCGGATTCGTGCGGCTGCAGTTCGGGATTGTAAATGAGGTTGTCGGTCATCGTTACGCCGTCGCCGAGATGGGTGTATTGTGAGAGGTCGGAGACAATGATGCCGTTAATGGCGTGGCCAACAGCCCTGTGCTGGGCGATGAGGGCGAGAGTGCCGTGTTCTATCTGCTGAAGCAAGTCGGGTATGCCATCCGGATGATGAATATCGACGAATCGGATTTTCTGGTCGATAGCAGTTTCGTCTCTTTTCAGGCGGAAGGATTCCCAAGTGTGAGCCAGATTTGATACGACGTTATAATGAGATGGAGTTCGGATATCAAAATCGCC
This Phycisphaerae bacterium DNA region includes the following protein-coding sequences:
- a CDS encoding nitroreductase family protein, which codes for MNRRTFLKSVPALAMLASAKTGFSADANTATSAAQPVVAAEGVIKLLQPDLKKGAATMESLSKRKTERNLSEKKLTLQQLSEVLWAADGVNRPDGKRTAPAARAKYAVDIYAVLPEGVYFYDVAKHELALVVKGDFRKESGMQDFVYIAYLNLVYVLNLKNWPDESRPMPQSKRDRWIAVELGCIAQNVHLYCASEGLGTVIRGMIDENKFSEVIKVKPELILMAQTVGCVK
- a CDS encoding flavodoxin family protein — its product is MNILGISGSPHADGNTAYTVQYALDILKQQGFTTKYIALSGKDIKPCIGCWKCKETNSCFQQDDMPAIIDALKWCHGLLIGSPVYFGMVSGQLKIMMDRCVVMRHTYGMSLPMAGKIGGGIACGFARNGGQEITLQNIHTFLLQLNMQAISDGSDYSHSGATIVADAKDDAWGMETVKNLALNLAAMLKQNSI
- a CDS encoding PEP-CTERM sorting domain-containing protein — protein: MCNKLIVLSVALVVVGLSVSASAAYIGFDQYGNSGVNPLKVDIVYNQQPKVGWQPWSPGYAWTGPVGQDFANPFFEAPWEIPHIELDAFKTGQTPNNNGGSSSRSGGFAYVAGTGEYNATGKMFGMNYLKLTITGLAPETEYRIRLWSFDMRQAWAASSNNPDSKFGCWSTINPVAWLTYNGYPNGYSPIQPVPEPITGESGMPQELADLVATDGGRTFMMAPANDNNNYIGGTDYCVSFKITTSSEGAISIYGWIDPTDWTGAMLMPLNGFMVIPEPATIALLGLGGLALLRKRRK
- a CDS encoding acetylxylan esterase: MKLMTPLKIIVLLSFASPICDLFAALPPPVQLTAEQDHKRMMTLLHITSLRPGRNGMDPKAENYANYDESKANPYPNLPDPLVLKNGRKVTTPEIWWNKRRPEIVEDFDREIYGRVPKNTPKVKWKVAAVTKDANGAVPTITKHLMGHVDNSSYPSIVVDIQLTLTTPAGAAGPVPVIMELGWGGSRNRILRGGGEPDWKQLVLAKGWGYAVITPTSIQADSGERLTQGIIGLCNKGRPRKPDDWGTLRAWAWGASRALDYFETDKSVDAKKIGLEGHSRYGKAALVTMAYDSRFAVAFVSSSGEGGAKLHRRNWGEIVENLAGSGEYHWMAGNFLKYAGPLNWNDLPVDSHELIALCAPRPVFISAGATNGDGWVDAKGMFMAAAAAGPVYKLLGKNDLGTAAFPPIGTPLIDGNIAFRQHTGGHTPAPNWPTFLTFAQRYLKSPAPK